A region from the Terriglobia bacterium genome encodes:
- a CDS encoding prenyltransferase has product MATLKAWLGVARAPFLLLPVTLVASGAAAASYAYSVDWPRTLLALVGLIALHASVNALNEASDFRAGIDLKTRRTPFSGGSGTLPAGALAPRTAFLFGLGAAAVGLAIGIVLLFEVGPVLLPVLVVGAVCVLLYSDVLTRNAAGEVAAGLGLGALPVIGTALIQNGTLPLEAAAACIPAFFMTFDLLLLNEFPDEGPDREGGRKHLVVLLGRRGAALLYALAALLTPASIAVAVAARALPRLCLVALVPSLLLFLPLRWAFTDPKRAVPVGALAANVAWNLLTNAGIAAGLAASSFA; this is encoded by the coding sequence ATGGCGACCTTGAAGGCCTGGCTCGGAGTGGCCCGGGCGCCGTTCCTGCTCCTGCCCGTCACGCTGGTCGCGTCCGGGGCCGCGGCCGCGTCGTACGCGTACTCGGTGGACTGGCCGAGGACGCTGCTCGCACTGGTGGGGCTCATCGCGCTCCACGCGTCGGTCAACGCCCTGAACGAGGCGAGCGACTTCAGGGCCGGGATCGATCTCAAGACCCGCCGCACGCCGTTCTCGGGCGGGAGCGGCACGCTGCCGGCGGGCGCCCTCGCTCCGCGCACCGCTTTCCTCTTCGGGCTCGGGGCAGCGGCGGTGGGGCTCGCGATCGGGATCGTCCTCCTGTTCGAGGTGGGACCGGTCCTGCTCCCGGTCCTCGTGGTAGGGGCGGTTTGCGTGCTCCTCTACTCGGATGTCCTGACCCGAAACGCGGCGGGGGAAGTCGCGGCGGGACTCGGCCTCGGCGCGCTCCCCGTGATCGGGACGGCGCTCATCCAGAACGGAACGCTTCCGCTCGAGGCGGCGGCGGCGTGTATCCCGGCGTTCTTCATGACGTTCGACCTCCTCTTGCTGAACGAGTTCCCCGACGAGGGGCCGGACCGCGAGGGCGGCCGGAAGCACCTCGTGGTCCTGCTCGGACGTCGCGGCGCCGCCCTGCTGTACGCGCTCGCCGCCCTCCTCACGCCGGCGTCCATCGCGGTCGCGGTGGCGGCCCGCGCGCTCCCGAGGCTCTGCCTCGTCGCCCTCGTCCCGTCGCTGCTCCTGTTCCTGCCGCTCCGCTGGGCGTTCACCGACCCGAAGCGCGCCGTGCCGGTCGGCGCGCTGGCCGCCAACGTGGCGTGGAACCTCCTGACCAACGCCGGGATCGCCGCGGGGCTCGCCGCGTCCTCTTTCGCCTGA